One genomic segment of Melospiza melodia melodia isolate bMelMel2 chromosome 22, bMelMel2.pri, whole genome shotgun sequence includes these proteins:
- the DAB2IP gene encoding disabled homolog 2-interacting protein isoform X4 yields the protein MPSGIAEKNPSMEPAATTPFRVTGFLSRRLKGSIKRTKSQPKLDRNSSFRHILPGFRSVDHERSHLMPRLKESRSHESLLSPSSAVEALDLSMEEEVVIKPVHSSILGQDYCFEVTTSSGSKCFSCRSAAERDKWMENLRRAVHPNKDNSRRVENMLKLWIIEAKDLPAKKKYLCELCLDDVLYARTTCKLKTDNVFWGEHFEFNNLPSLKNITVHLYKETDKKKKKDKTNFIGQVNIPVSSVTGRQFVEKWYPVVSPNPGKGKAPGPMIRIKSRYQSMSILPMEMYKEFAEYITNNYMVLCSVLEPSLSVKNKEEMASALVHILQSTGKAKDFLTDLMMSEVDRCGENEHLIFRENTLATKAIEEYLKLVGQKYLQDALGEFIKALYESDENCEVDPSKCSSSDLPEHQGNLKMCCELAFCKIINSYCVFPRELKEVFASWRQECSNRGRPDISERLISASLFLRFLCPAIMSPSLFSLLQEYPDDRTARTLTLIAKVTQNLANFAKFGSKEEYMSFMNQFLEHEWTNMQRFLLEISNPETISNTAGFEGYIDLGRELSTLHSLLWEVISQLEQGTATKLGPLPRILRDVNAALSNPACVQVSVTAEHAASTPSAGNSISAGLQKMVIENDLSGLIDFTRLPSPTPENKDLFFVTRSAGAQPSPARSSSYSEANEPDVQMSNGSKSLSMVDLQDNRLLDSGANAPGTADSLNDSQSSLGQLQGVWSTRTQQNSVTGMATVRRVGQTPTTPSGESAPGRPQLLAPLSFQNPVYQMAAGLPLSPRGLGDSGSECHSSLSSHSNSEELTANKHGFAGPAAGEDFSRRPGELARRQLSLTEKGGQPTMPRQNSAGPQRRIDQPPPPPPPVSRGRTPPSLLNTVQYQRPSSGSMMSSSPDWPGSGARLRQQSSSSKGDSPEMKQRTMHKQAPSPVNPNALDRTAAWLLNMNMQFLEDESIDPDSKHRDKLRNKDELSQAEKYQQDLVVLQDKLRISNKKLEEYETRFKCQEETTQKLVLEYQARLEESEERLRRQQEDKEIQMKGIISRLMSVEEELKKDHAEMQAAVDSKQKIIDAQEKRIASLDAANARLMSALTQLKERYSMQTRNGISPTNPTKLQITENGEFRNSSNC from the exons ATCCCATCTAATGCCGAGGCTGAAGGAGTCGCGCTCCCACGAGTCCCTGCTCAGTCCCAGTAGTGCTGTTGAGGCTCTGGATCTCAGCATGGAGGAGGAGGTGGTCATCAAGCCAGTCCACAGCAGCATCCTGGGACAAGACTACTGCTTTGAG GTGACGACTTCATCAGGCAGCAAATGCTTCTCGTGCCGTTCGGCGGCGGAGCGAGATAAATGGATGGAGAACCTGCGGCGCGCCGTGCACCCCAACAAG GACAACAGCAGAAGGGTAGAGAATATGTTAAAGTTATGGATTATTGAAGCCAAGGACCTGCCAGCTAAGAAAAAGTACCTGTGTGAATTATGCCTGGATGACGTTCTTTATGCACGAACTACCTGTAAATTGAAAACTGATAATGTCTTTTGGGGGGAGCACTTTGAATTTAATAACCTCCCATCGCTCAAAAACATTACTGTGCACTTATACAAAGAGactgacaagaagaagaagaaggacaagaccaACTTCATTGGGCAGGTGAACATCCCTGTGAGCTCGGTGACGGGCCGGCAGTTTGTGGAGAAATGGTACCCAGTGGTGAGCCCCAACCCCGGCAAGGGCAAGGCCCCAGGGCCCATGATCCGCATCAAATCCCGCTACCAGAGCATGAGCATCCTCCCCATGGAGATGTACAAGGAGTTTGCTGAGTACATCACCAACAACTACATGGTGCTGTGCTCGGTGCTGGAGCCCTCGCTGAGCGTCAAGAACAAGGAGGAGATGGCGTCAGCGCTGGTGCACATCCTGCAGAGCACGGGCAAGGCCAAG GATTTCTTGACTGACCTGATGATGTCTGAAGTTGATCGCTGTGGTGAGAATGAGCATCTCATTTTCAGGGAGAACACACTGGCCACCAAAGCAATTGAAGAATACCTGAAGCTGGTGGGGCAGAAATACTTACAAGATGCCTTAG GGGAGTTCATCAAGGCACTGTATGAATCAGATGAAAACTGTGAGGTGGATCCCAGCAAATGTTCATCTTCGGACCTCCCCGAACATCAGGGCAACCTGAAGATGTGCTGTGAGCTGGCCTTCTGCAAGATCATCAACTCCTACTG CGTCTTCCCAAGAGAGCTCAAAGAAGTTTTTGCCTCGTGGAGACAGGAGTGCAGCAACCGAGGCCGGCCCGACATCAGCGAGCGGCTGATCAGCGCCTCGCTGTTCCTGCGCTTCCTGTGCCCGGCCATCATGTCCCCGTCCCTGTTCAGCCTGCTCCAGGAGTACCCCGACGACCGCACCGCGCGCACCCTGACCCTCATCGCCAAGGTCACCCAGAACCTCGCCAACTTTGCCAA GTTTGGCAGCAAAGAGGAATACATGTCCTTTATGAATCAGTTCCTGGAACATGAATGGACTAACATGCAGAGATTTCTCCTGGAGATTTCCAATCCTGAAACCATCTCAAACACAGCTGGCTTTGAGGGCTACATTGACCTGGGCCGGGAACTGTCCACGTTGCACTCACTACTCTGGGAagtcatttcccagctggagcag ggcactgccaccAAACTGGGGCCTCTGCCCCGGATCCTGCGGGACGTCAACGCCGCTCTCAGTAACCCGGCCTGCGTGCAGGTGTCGGTCACGGCCGAGCACGCCGCCTCCACGCCCAGTGCTGGCAACAGcatctctgcagggctgcagaaAATGGTCATAGAGAATGACTTATCTGG TCTGATAGATTTCACACGGTTACCATCTCCAACCCCTGAAAACAAGGACTTGTTTTTTGTCACAAGGTCTGCTGGGGCCCAGCCCTCGCCTGCCCGAAGCTCCAGTTACTCAGAGGCCAATGAGCCCGACGTGCAGATGTCTAATGGCAGCAAGAGTTTGTCCATGGTGGACTTGCAGGACAATCGGCTCTTGGACAGCGGGGCCAACGCGCCCGGCACAGCCGACTCGCTCAATGACAGTCAGTCGTCCCTGGGGCAGTTGCAGGGCGTTTGGAGCACACGGACTCAGCAGAACAGCGTGACGGGCATGGCCACCGTGCGCCGGGTGGGCCAGACCCCCACCACGCCAAGCGGCGAGAGCGCGCCCGGCCGGCCGCAGCTGCTGGCGCCGCTGTCCTTCCAGAACCCCGTGTACCAGATGGCCGCCGGGCTGCCGCTGTCCCCCCGCGGCCTGGGCGACTCCGGCTCCGAGTGCCACAGCTCGCTCAGCTCCCACAGCAACAGCGAGGAGCTGACGGCCAACAAGCACGGCttcgccggccccgccgcgggcgAGGACTTCTCGCGCCGGCCGGGGGAGCTGGCCCGGCGGCAGCTGTCGCTGACCGAGAAGGGCGGCCAGCCCACGATGCCGCGGCAGAACAGCGCGGGGCCGCAGCGCCGCATCGAccagccgcccccgccgcccccgcccgtcAGCCGCGGCCGCACGCCGCCCTCCCTGCTGAACACGGTGCAGTACCAGCGACCTTCCAGCGGCAGCATGATGTCCTCTTCGCCCGACTGGCCCGGCAGCGGGGCGCGGCTCCGGCAGCAGTCCTCCTCCTCCAAGGGTGACAGCCCCGAGATGAAGCAGCGCACGATGCACAAACAG GCCCCTTCTCCTGTGAACCCCAATGCCCTGGACCGCACTGCTGCTTGGCTTTTGAATATGAACATGCAGTTTTTAGAAGATGAAAGCATTGACCCAGATTCCAAGCACAGGGATAAGCTCAGGAATAAGGACGAGCTCAGCCAAGCAGAAAAG TACCAGCAGGACCTGGTGGTGCTGCAGGACAAGCTCCGCATCTCCAACAAGAAGCTGGAGGAATATGAGACTCGCTTCAAATGCCAGGAGGAGACCACGCAGAAGCTGGTGCTGGAGtaccaggccaggctggaggagagCGAGGAGCGGCTCCGGAGGCAGCAGGAGGATAAGGAGATCCAGATGAAGGGCATCATCAGCAG ACTGATGTCAGTTGAGGAGGAGTTAAAGAAGGACCACGCTGAAATGCAGGCTGCTGTGGATTCCAAGCAGAAGATCATCGATGCACAG GAGAAACGCATTGCTTCCCTGGATGCTGCCAACGCACGGCTAATGAGTGCCCTTACTCAGCTGAAAGAGAGGTACAGCATGCAGACACGTAATGGGATCTCCCCCACAAACCCAACTAAATTGCAGATTACAGAGAATGGAGAATTCAGAAACAGCAGTAATTGTTAA
- the DAB2IP gene encoding disabled homolog 2-interacting protein isoform X5, with translation MYQKPEAGLMLVPYFIEALKSRSRTASLSLCMASASKRSHLMPRLKESRSHESLLSPSSAVEALDLSMEEEVVIKPVHSSILGQDYCFEVTTSSGSKCFSCRSAAERDKWMENLRRAVHPNKDNSRRVENMLKLWIIEAKDLPAKKKYLCELCLDDVLYARTTCKLKTDNVFWGEHFEFNNLPSLKNITVHLYKETDKKKKKDKTNFIGQVNIPVSSVTGRQFVEKWYPVVSPNPGKGKAPGPMIRIKSRYQSMSILPMEMYKEFAEYITNNYMVLCSVLEPSLSVKNKEEMASALVHILQSTGKAKDFLTDLMMSEVDRCGENEHLIFRENTLATKAIEEYLKLVGQKYLQDALGEFIKALYESDENCEVDPSKCSSSDLPEHQGNLKMCCELAFCKIINSYCVFPRELKEVFASWRQECSNRGRPDISERLISASLFLRFLCPAIMSPSLFSLLQEYPDDRTARTLTLIAKVTQNLANFAKFGSKEEYMSFMNQFLEHEWTNMQRFLLEISNPETISNTAGFEGYIDLGRELSTLHSLLWEVISQLEQGTATKLGPLPRILRDVNAALSNPACVQVSVTAEHAASTPSAGNSISAGLQKMVIENDLSGLIDFTRLPSPTPENKDLFFVTRSAGAQPSPARSSSYSEANEPDVQMSNGSKSLSMVDLQDNRLLDSGANAPGTADSLNDSQSSLGQLQGVWSTRTQQNSVTGMATVRRVGQTPTTPSGESAPGRPQLLAPLSFQNPVYQMAAGLPLSPRGLGDSGSECHSSLSSHSNSEELTANKHGFAGPAAGEDFSRRPGELARRQLSLTEKGGQPTMPRQNSAGPQRRIDQPPPPPPPVSRGRTPPSLLNTVQYQRPSSGSMMSSSPDWPGSGARLRQQSSSSKGDSPEMKQRTMHKQAPSPVNPNALDRTAAWLLNMNMQFLEDESIDPDSKHRDKLRNKDELSQAEKYQQDLVVLQDKLRISNKKLEEYETRFKCQEETTQKLVLEYQARLEESEERLRRQQEDKEIQMKGIISRLMSVEEELKKDHAEMQAAVDSKQKIIDAQEKRIASLDAANARLMSALTQLKERYSMQTRNGISPTNPTKLQITENGEFRNSSNC, from the exons ATCCCATCTAATGCCGAGGCTGAAGGAGTCGCGCTCCCACGAGTCCCTGCTCAGTCCCAGTAGTGCTGTTGAGGCTCTGGATCTCAGCATGGAGGAGGAGGTGGTCATCAAGCCAGTCCACAGCAGCATCCTGGGACAAGACTACTGCTTTGAG GTGACGACTTCATCAGGCAGCAAATGCTTCTCGTGCCGTTCGGCGGCGGAGCGAGATAAATGGATGGAGAACCTGCGGCGCGCCGTGCACCCCAACAAG GACAACAGCAGAAGGGTAGAGAATATGTTAAAGTTATGGATTATTGAAGCCAAGGACCTGCCAGCTAAGAAAAAGTACCTGTGTGAATTATGCCTGGATGACGTTCTTTATGCACGAACTACCTGTAAATTGAAAACTGATAATGTCTTTTGGGGGGAGCACTTTGAATTTAATAACCTCCCATCGCTCAAAAACATTACTGTGCACTTATACAAAGAGactgacaagaagaagaagaaggacaagaccaACTTCATTGGGCAGGTGAACATCCCTGTGAGCTCGGTGACGGGCCGGCAGTTTGTGGAGAAATGGTACCCAGTGGTGAGCCCCAACCCCGGCAAGGGCAAGGCCCCAGGGCCCATGATCCGCATCAAATCCCGCTACCAGAGCATGAGCATCCTCCCCATGGAGATGTACAAGGAGTTTGCTGAGTACATCACCAACAACTACATGGTGCTGTGCTCGGTGCTGGAGCCCTCGCTGAGCGTCAAGAACAAGGAGGAGATGGCGTCAGCGCTGGTGCACATCCTGCAGAGCACGGGCAAGGCCAAG GATTTCTTGACTGACCTGATGATGTCTGAAGTTGATCGCTGTGGTGAGAATGAGCATCTCATTTTCAGGGAGAACACACTGGCCACCAAAGCAATTGAAGAATACCTGAAGCTGGTGGGGCAGAAATACTTACAAGATGCCTTAG GGGAGTTCATCAAGGCACTGTATGAATCAGATGAAAACTGTGAGGTGGATCCCAGCAAATGTTCATCTTCGGACCTCCCCGAACATCAGGGCAACCTGAAGATGTGCTGTGAGCTGGCCTTCTGCAAGATCATCAACTCCTACTG CGTCTTCCCAAGAGAGCTCAAAGAAGTTTTTGCCTCGTGGAGACAGGAGTGCAGCAACCGAGGCCGGCCCGACATCAGCGAGCGGCTGATCAGCGCCTCGCTGTTCCTGCGCTTCCTGTGCCCGGCCATCATGTCCCCGTCCCTGTTCAGCCTGCTCCAGGAGTACCCCGACGACCGCACCGCGCGCACCCTGACCCTCATCGCCAAGGTCACCCAGAACCTCGCCAACTTTGCCAA GTTTGGCAGCAAAGAGGAATACATGTCCTTTATGAATCAGTTCCTGGAACATGAATGGACTAACATGCAGAGATTTCTCCTGGAGATTTCCAATCCTGAAACCATCTCAAACACAGCTGGCTTTGAGGGCTACATTGACCTGGGCCGGGAACTGTCCACGTTGCACTCACTACTCTGGGAagtcatttcccagctggagcag ggcactgccaccAAACTGGGGCCTCTGCCCCGGATCCTGCGGGACGTCAACGCCGCTCTCAGTAACCCGGCCTGCGTGCAGGTGTCGGTCACGGCCGAGCACGCCGCCTCCACGCCCAGTGCTGGCAACAGcatctctgcagggctgcagaaAATGGTCATAGAGAATGACTTATCTGG TCTGATAGATTTCACACGGTTACCATCTCCAACCCCTGAAAACAAGGACTTGTTTTTTGTCACAAGGTCTGCTGGGGCCCAGCCCTCGCCTGCCCGAAGCTCCAGTTACTCAGAGGCCAATGAGCCCGACGTGCAGATGTCTAATGGCAGCAAGAGTTTGTCCATGGTGGACTTGCAGGACAATCGGCTCTTGGACAGCGGGGCCAACGCGCCCGGCACAGCCGACTCGCTCAATGACAGTCAGTCGTCCCTGGGGCAGTTGCAGGGCGTTTGGAGCACACGGACTCAGCAGAACAGCGTGACGGGCATGGCCACCGTGCGCCGGGTGGGCCAGACCCCCACCACGCCAAGCGGCGAGAGCGCGCCCGGCCGGCCGCAGCTGCTGGCGCCGCTGTCCTTCCAGAACCCCGTGTACCAGATGGCCGCCGGGCTGCCGCTGTCCCCCCGCGGCCTGGGCGACTCCGGCTCCGAGTGCCACAGCTCGCTCAGCTCCCACAGCAACAGCGAGGAGCTGACGGCCAACAAGCACGGCttcgccggccccgccgcgggcgAGGACTTCTCGCGCCGGCCGGGGGAGCTGGCCCGGCGGCAGCTGTCGCTGACCGAGAAGGGCGGCCAGCCCACGATGCCGCGGCAGAACAGCGCGGGGCCGCAGCGCCGCATCGAccagccgcccccgccgcccccgcccgtcAGCCGCGGCCGCACGCCGCCCTCCCTGCTGAACACGGTGCAGTACCAGCGACCTTCCAGCGGCAGCATGATGTCCTCTTCGCCCGACTGGCCCGGCAGCGGGGCGCGGCTCCGGCAGCAGTCCTCCTCCTCCAAGGGTGACAGCCCCGAGATGAAGCAGCGCACGATGCACAAACAG GCCCCTTCTCCTGTGAACCCCAATGCCCTGGACCGCACTGCTGCTTGGCTTTTGAATATGAACATGCAGTTTTTAGAAGATGAAAGCATTGACCCAGATTCCAAGCACAGGGATAAGCTCAGGAATAAGGACGAGCTCAGCCAAGCAGAAAAG TACCAGCAGGACCTGGTGGTGCTGCAGGACAAGCTCCGCATCTCCAACAAGAAGCTGGAGGAATATGAGACTCGCTTCAAATGCCAGGAGGAGACCACGCAGAAGCTGGTGCTGGAGtaccaggccaggctggaggagagCGAGGAGCGGCTCCGGAGGCAGCAGGAGGATAAGGAGATCCAGATGAAGGGCATCATCAGCAG ACTGATGTCAGTTGAGGAGGAGTTAAAGAAGGACCACGCTGAAATGCAGGCTGCTGTGGATTCCAAGCAGAAGATCATCGATGCACAG GAGAAACGCATTGCTTCCCTGGATGCTGCCAACGCACGGCTAATGAGTGCCCTTACTCAGCTGAAAGAGAGGTACAGCATGCAGACACGTAATGGGATCTCCCCCACAAACCCAACTAAATTGCAGATTACAGAGAATGGAGAATTCAGAAACAGCAGTAATTGTTAA
- the DAB2IP gene encoding disabled homolog 2-interacting protein isoform X2, which yields MPSGIAEKNPSMEPAATTPFRVTGFLSRRLKGSIKRTKSQPKLDRNSSFRHILPGFRSVDHERSHLMPRLKESRSHESLLSPSSAVEALDLSMEEEVVIKPVHSSILGQDYCFEVTTSSGSKCFSCRSAAERDKWMENLRRAVHPNKDNSRRVENMLKLWIIEAKDLPAKKKYLCELCLDDVLYARTTCKLKTDNVFWGEHFEFNNLPSLKNITVHLYKETDKKKKKDKTNFIGQVNIPVSSVTGRQFVEKWYPVVSPNPGKGKAPGPMIRIKSRYQSMSILPMEMYKEFAEYITNNYMVLCSVLEPSLSVKNKEEMASALVHILQSTGKAKDFLTDLMMSEVDRCGENEHLIFRENTLATKAIEEYLKLVGQKYLQDALGEFIKALYESDENCEVDPSKCSSSDLPEHQGNLKMCCELAFCKIINSYCVFPRELKEVFASWRQECSNRGRPDISERLISASLFLRFLCPAIMSPSLFSLLQEYPDDRTARTLTLIAKVTQNLANFAKFGSKEEYMSFMNQFLEHEWTNMQRFLLEISNPETISNTAGFEGYIDLGRELSTLHSLLWEVISQLEQGTATKLGPLPRILRDVNAALSNPACVQVSVTAEHAASTPSAGNSISAGLQKMVIENDLSGSAGAQPSPARSSSYSEANEPDVQMSNGSKSLSMVDLQDNRLLDSGANAPGTADSLNDSQSSLGQLQGVWSTRTQQNSVTGMATVRRVGQTPTTPSGESAPGRPQLLAPLSFQNPVYQMAAGLPLSPRGLGDSGSECHSSLSSHSNSEELTANKHGFAGPAAGEDFSRRPGELARRQLSLTEKGGQPTMPRQNSAGPQRRIDQPPPPPPPVSRGRTPPSLLNTVQYQRPSSGSMMSSSPDWPGSGARLRQQSSSSKGDSPEMKQRTMHKQAPSPVNPNALDRTAAWLLNMNMQFLEDESIDPDSKHRDKLRNKDELSQAEKYQQDLVVLQDKLRISNKKLEEYETRFKCQEETTQKLVLEYQARLEESEERLRRQQEDKEIQMKGIISRLMSVEEELKKDHAEMQAAVDSKQKIIDAQEKRIASLDAANARLMSALTQLKERYSMQTRNGISPTNPTKLQITENGEFRNSSNC from the exons ATCCCATCTAATGCCGAGGCTGAAGGAGTCGCGCTCCCACGAGTCCCTGCTCAGTCCCAGTAGTGCTGTTGAGGCTCTGGATCTCAGCATGGAGGAGGAGGTGGTCATCAAGCCAGTCCACAGCAGCATCCTGGGACAAGACTACTGCTTTGAG GTGACGACTTCATCAGGCAGCAAATGCTTCTCGTGCCGTTCGGCGGCGGAGCGAGATAAATGGATGGAGAACCTGCGGCGCGCCGTGCACCCCAACAAG GACAACAGCAGAAGGGTAGAGAATATGTTAAAGTTATGGATTATTGAAGCCAAGGACCTGCCAGCTAAGAAAAAGTACCTGTGTGAATTATGCCTGGATGACGTTCTTTATGCACGAACTACCTGTAAATTGAAAACTGATAATGTCTTTTGGGGGGAGCACTTTGAATTTAATAACCTCCCATCGCTCAAAAACATTACTGTGCACTTATACAAAGAGactgacaagaagaagaagaaggacaagaccaACTTCATTGGGCAGGTGAACATCCCTGTGAGCTCGGTGACGGGCCGGCAGTTTGTGGAGAAATGGTACCCAGTGGTGAGCCCCAACCCCGGCAAGGGCAAGGCCCCAGGGCCCATGATCCGCATCAAATCCCGCTACCAGAGCATGAGCATCCTCCCCATGGAGATGTACAAGGAGTTTGCTGAGTACATCACCAACAACTACATGGTGCTGTGCTCGGTGCTGGAGCCCTCGCTGAGCGTCAAGAACAAGGAGGAGATGGCGTCAGCGCTGGTGCACATCCTGCAGAGCACGGGCAAGGCCAAG GATTTCTTGACTGACCTGATGATGTCTGAAGTTGATCGCTGTGGTGAGAATGAGCATCTCATTTTCAGGGAGAACACACTGGCCACCAAAGCAATTGAAGAATACCTGAAGCTGGTGGGGCAGAAATACTTACAAGATGCCTTAG GGGAGTTCATCAAGGCACTGTATGAATCAGATGAAAACTGTGAGGTGGATCCCAGCAAATGTTCATCTTCGGACCTCCCCGAACATCAGGGCAACCTGAAGATGTGCTGTGAGCTGGCCTTCTGCAAGATCATCAACTCCTACTG CGTCTTCCCAAGAGAGCTCAAAGAAGTTTTTGCCTCGTGGAGACAGGAGTGCAGCAACCGAGGCCGGCCCGACATCAGCGAGCGGCTGATCAGCGCCTCGCTGTTCCTGCGCTTCCTGTGCCCGGCCATCATGTCCCCGTCCCTGTTCAGCCTGCTCCAGGAGTACCCCGACGACCGCACCGCGCGCACCCTGACCCTCATCGCCAAGGTCACCCAGAACCTCGCCAACTTTGCCAA GTTTGGCAGCAAAGAGGAATACATGTCCTTTATGAATCAGTTCCTGGAACATGAATGGACTAACATGCAGAGATTTCTCCTGGAGATTTCCAATCCTGAAACCATCTCAAACACAGCTGGCTTTGAGGGCTACATTGACCTGGGCCGGGAACTGTCCACGTTGCACTCACTACTCTGGGAagtcatttcccagctggagcag ggcactgccaccAAACTGGGGCCTCTGCCCCGGATCCTGCGGGACGTCAACGCCGCTCTCAGTAACCCGGCCTGCGTGCAGGTGTCGGTCACGGCCGAGCACGCCGCCTCCACGCCCAGTGCTGGCAACAGcatctctgcagggctgcagaaAATGGTCATAGAGAATGACTTATCTGG GTCTGCTGGGGCCCAGCCCTCGCCTGCCCGAAGCTCCAGTTACTCAGAGGCCAATGAGCCCGACGTGCAGATGTCTAATGGCAGCAAGAGTTTGTCCATGGTGGACTTGCAGGACAATCGGCTCTTGGACAGCGGGGCCAACGCGCCCGGCACAGCCGACTCGCTCAATGACAGTCAGTCGTCCCTGGGGCAGTTGCAGGGCGTTTGGAGCACACGGACTCAGCAGAACAGCGTGACGGGCATGGCCACCGTGCGCCGGGTGGGCCAGACCCCCACCACGCCAAGCGGCGAGAGCGCGCCCGGCCGGCCGCAGCTGCTGGCGCCGCTGTCCTTCCAGAACCCCGTGTACCAGATGGCCGCCGGGCTGCCGCTGTCCCCCCGCGGCCTGGGCGACTCCGGCTCCGAGTGCCACAGCTCGCTCAGCTCCCACAGCAACAGCGAGGAGCTGACGGCCAACAAGCACGGCttcgccggccccgccgcgggcgAGGACTTCTCGCGCCGGCCGGGGGAGCTGGCCCGGCGGCAGCTGTCGCTGACCGAGAAGGGCGGCCAGCCCACGATGCCGCGGCAGAACAGCGCGGGGCCGCAGCGCCGCATCGAccagccgcccccgccgcccccgcccgtcAGCCGCGGCCGCACGCCGCCCTCCCTGCTGAACACGGTGCAGTACCAGCGACCTTCCAGCGGCAGCATGATGTCCTCTTCGCCCGACTGGCCCGGCAGCGGGGCGCGGCTCCGGCAGCAGTCCTCCTCCTCCAAGGGTGACAGCCCCGAGATGAAGCAGCGCACGATGCACAAACAG GCCCCTTCTCCTGTGAACCCCAATGCCCTGGACCGCACTGCTGCTTGGCTTTTGAATATGAACATGCAGTTTTTAGAAGATGAAAGCATTGACCCAGATTCCAAGCACAGGGATAAGCTCAGGAATAAGGACGAGCTCAGCCAAGCAGAAAAG TACCAGCAGGACCTGGTGGTGCTGCAGGACAAGCTCCGCATCTCCAACAAGAAGCTGGAGGAATATGAGACTCGCTTCAAATGCCAGGAGGAGACCACGCAGAAGCTGGTGCTGGAGtaccaggccaggctggaggagagCGAGGAGCGGCTCCGGAGGCAGCAGGAGGATAAGGAGATCCAGATGAAGGGCATCATCAGCAG ACTGATGTCAGTTGAGGAGGAGTTAAAGAAGGACCACGCTGAAATGCAGGCTGCTGTGGATTCCAAGCAGAAGATCATCGATGCACAG GAGAAACGCATTGCTTCCCTGGATGCTGCCAACGCACGGCTAATGAGTGCCCTTACTCAGCTGAAAGAGAGGTACAGCATGCAGACACGTAATGGGATCTCCCCCACAAACCCAACTAAATTGCAGATTACAGAGAATGGAGAATTCAGAAACAGCAGTAATTGTTAA